The Moorella glycerini genomic interval AAGATAGCTACACCAGAAGGGAGTTTGACAGGCCTTGTCTGCCATTGTAGAACATATCAGGACGGAACTCTCCCGGGGAGAATTGGCGGCCGTAGCTGCCAGGGTGTATGCCGGGCAAAGGCTGAGCCGGGAAGACGGTATTCGCCTGTTTGAGAGCCAGGACCTCCTGGGCATCGGGTTCCTCGCTGACCTGGCCCGGCAGCGGGCTTGCGGCGATGACGTTTACTTTATTAATAATGCCCACATTAATCATACTAATGTCTGTCAAAATCTCTGTGATTTATGTGCCTTTGGTAAACAGGCAGGCAGTCCGGAGGCATACACCCTTACCCTGAGTGAAATTGAGGCCAAGGCCAGGGCGGCGGCCGCCGCAGGGGTCACCGAGATTCACATTGTCGGAGGTTTGAATCCGGAACTGCCGTATGAATACTACCTGGACCTGATCCGTACGGTGCGCCGGGTAGCACCCCGGGCCTGCATCCAGGCCTTTGATGCCGTAGAAATTGACTATATAGCGACCCAGGCCGGGCGGCCTGTAGCTGACGTGCTCCAGGAACTCCGGCAGGTGGGCCTGGATTCCCTTCCCGGCGGCGGGGCCGAAATCTTTACCCCGGAGGTGCGCCGGCGCCTTTGTGCCAGGAAAATTGACGGCCAGCGCTGGCTCATGGTCCACGAAACTGCCCACCGCCTGGGTATACCCACCAACGCCACCATGCTCTACGGCCACCTGGAGACAGCGGCCGACCGGGTGGACCACCTCCTGGCCCTCCGGGAACTCCAGGACCGGACGGGTGGCTTTTTGGCCTTTATACCCCTGGCCTTTCACCCGGCCAACACGGCCTTTAGCAACCTGCCGGGAACCACCGGGGTGGACGACCTGAAGGTGCTGGCCATCAGCCGCCTGCTCCTGGACAACTTCCGTCACATCAAGGCCTTCTGGATTATGATGGGACCGAAATTAGCCCAGGTGGCCTTGCATTTCGGGGTTAACGACCTGGATGGTACCGTCCGGGAAGAACGTATTTTTCATGACGCGGGAGCCGCTACGCCCCAGTACCAGCCTGCCGCAAGCTTTTTGCGCAGCATCCGGGCCGCCGGCCGGATACCGGTGGAACGGGACACATTATACCGGGAAATCCGCCGCTATGCCTGAAAGGGG includes:
- the mqnE gene encoding aminofutalosine synthase MqnE, translated to MSAIVEHIRTELSRGELAAVAARVYAGQRLSREDGIRLFESQDLLGIGFLADLARQRACGDDVYFINNAHINHTNVCQNLCDLCAFGKQAGSPEAYTLTLSEIEAKARAAAAAGVTEIHIVGGLNPELPYEYYLDLIRTVRRVAPRACIQAFDAVEIDYIATQAGRPVADVLQELRQVGLDSLPGGGAEIFTPEVRRRLCARKIDGQRWLMVHETAHRLGIPTNATMLYGHLETAADRVDHLLALRELQDRTGGFLAFIPLAFHPANTAFSNLPGTTGVDDLKVLAISRLLLDNFRHIKAFWIMMGPKLAQVALHFGVNDLDGTVREERIFHDAGAATPQYQPAASFLRSIRAAGRIPVERDTLYREIRRYA